The Oncorhynchus kisutch isolate 150728-3 linkage group LG10, Okis_V2, whole genome shotgun sequence region TTGATAGGGTtaattgcagagagagagagagaatggcacCAAGCTAACACCTGCTGTCTGTGCTTCCCCAGGTGAAACCCAAGACTCCCAGCAGTTCAGCCCTTCCTGCTCTGAACGCTCCTATGTCGGGTCCCCCAACTGCTTAATCAACCGGTATGACCTCACTTATCCCTCCATAACACACTCCATTATCTCTTCTTACAACTCTCTCAATCTTTGGGTTTCTTCTTTAGCTACAAAGCATTGGTTAAACCACTAATGTCTTCTTACAGTTTGGGTTTTCGTGACAGTACTGCATTCACACAGGCATTGCTGTTGTCTTCCACAGGGACTCATCAGAGCACAACAATGTGGCGTGTTCCTCCGCAGCCtccaaccaggaccaaccaggcTCCCCGGCCCACCGCTCACCCAGGAAGAAGCCAAGGAAGAAacagaagaggaaggagaagaaagaggagcagagggagacagggaagcagagacagagacgtAGAGTACCTTCTGGTGTCCCTGAGCAGGAGACCCAGACTGGCAGTTCTCCTCAACTGATCCAGACCCAGGTAAGATGAGCACTCTAACCTGTAACCTCCTACCGTCAGACACAAAATGGATGACGTTGAACTTGAAGTGCCTTTCTTGTGATTCATAGTCTGTAGTATGAACCGTAGACAGTCTCATATAGTGTTTGAGCTTCTATCAGCAAACATCCTAGCACAAACATTAGCTTTCCAACCGGGAGGAAGTGATTCAGAGAACTCTTGACTGTCTGAGACAAAGCTTCCTTTCAGGTGTCCATAGACTTGTAGCCTCACCCACACAGATAGGTATCTGTGTCAGTATCATTACCTGGAGGTGAAAGCTCTTTCCTGGCAGACAGTCACCTTTAATCACCTGGTGGTGGGTTTGTCTTTTTCCCCTTTAGCAGGACGCTTCAGAGCACCAAAGTAACATCAGCACTTCATACAGTAGCAGTATCCCGAGTTTAGAGGCGCATGACGCAAGACGCCCCCCTTACCCCCTCCAGGACTGCAACAGGGGCCCCAGCCATTCCCACCTCTACTGGGGCCCCCAGGTGTTTAGCCCCCCCTCCAACCTCTCCACCTATGGGCAGGAGAGTGACTCAGACTCTCCTCTCAGCAGTGTGGGAGACTGTTCGTTAGCCCTAGCAGGGCTCAGGGGCAGTGTCAGTCAGGAGGACCGATGCTACGCAGGTCCCTTCTGCAAAGACTTCTGCAAAGACGTGGAAAGAGATgtcagggagaaggagggagaagtcTCAGAGACTGACACCAACGAGGGCCTGATCTTCAATAAGGTAACTTTCCAGACTGCAGTAGTTGTCGATAAATGCGGTTGTTTTACTTGTGGCTTTTTCTGATTCCTCCTTATTAACTCAGCCAATTGATCTCTCTCATTTCCTATTAGAATATTCAGCCTGTGAATTATGAGTACAGGGAGGGGAAGGACTACAGCCTCTGCAAGTCTATCAACACAGGGTCATACGGGGAAGTGCACAGTGTGCAAGACAACAGAACACACTTCAGATTTGGCGCCAAAAAGGTACAACAGCACTTACACTCTGTGTATACATTATCTGTGTGTTACCTCTCACTATTGATAACTATTgaactctcttctccctctccttcttcccaGATTCTCCTGAAGAGTTTTAGTAGTGAGGAAGTGGGTACGTGGAGTGCCCTGAAGTCTCCTCGCGTGGTGGAACTCTTCGGAGTGATCAGAGAGGGGCCCTACGTCGTCCTCTTCATGGACCTCAAAGCTGGTGAGCtatacactatactgtacctcGATCTCAGGCAGTGACCTAGATGCTAGTTATGTGCTGgccagctgtttgttcaccctcACCCACCCGCAATAgctaataacccatccgcaaccacaagactatatgtgataaagtgacAATCTGAGGCCTGCACCTGACACTAACTCGCTATAATATCGAAAAATTCTGTAGGCTACAGTCAAAGACGATATAATACTTTTTTTGACAAGGGGTGCAGATTTTCTCCTGATTTTAGATATGTTTCAgcttataatttccaacattttggTAGACTATTTGTTGGTCaactataattagatacatgcagcttctcttctgtcattatatgttgccctCAAAGACTAAATGAACCCCTGCTCACCAGATTGTCATAAATCAATAGAATTAATGCTTTaatctagttgacatcggtaGAGTTTTTCTCTGTCATCTTCTTTCGTGGAGCAAAAACGTTTAGAGACCAAAAAAGAATTTAAAGGAGAACGATTTTCTGTGCTAAATTTCCgaatgacatcagtttgaccggttgtaaggaagtagaaagctgtgaaaacaacCCAACATGTTTTTGATAACATTTCAATttggcttggatgcatattttacgtggttgaaatactatcagcatttatgatgctgataaagataaaTACCATCTGTAGAGGTACTAACTGAGCatttgcattctctcaagatgctgaaagaaagaaatcatatttctccactcctgttcctgaGTCAGAATTTTGCCtacatttggtgtatcattttactgcaagaaatccTTAATtttgcaggagttaatattaaggctatgtgaggttatagacctagagtcagtgtccagatttcagtttccattaaACCCATcggaacagtaggctacagttcccttgaacTTCCCTATTCGAAGTCCTCTTTATGCACTAATGCATGATAGCATAAAATAATTAAAGAAcaacctcaatgtagcctatagatatagATTGCGCAGGAattatacatttatggatttttttacATGTATTGTTTCTCATTATTCAACCCGCCCGCCCACTACCCACCCGcgcttcatccacacaatatttaatgaccctaaacccgtccgggttatgagtcaaccagGGTATCACTACTAGACACCTCTGTTAAGAGTTTCTCGAAGGATGCCTCAAATCACCGCTATGATTTTAAGGTGATTTTCCATCACCCACTCACCCCTCCTGCCCTCTTCTCTATTATCTGCTTCTAGGCTCTGTGGGTCAGCTTATTAAAGAGAGGGGTCGGCTACCTGAGGACCTGGCCCTGCACTACCACTGTCAGGTCCTTGAGGCGCTGGAACATCTGCTGAAGAGACGAGTGCTGCATCTGGACATAAAGGGTAGGCCGAGATATGAGATAATGAAAATGGCTGACTTATGAACAAAACCACAGCAGAAGGTTCATAAAACACACGGTAACTGAATGCCTGGGCACGTACACTGACTCTTACTAGGCATTTTCAAACTAGGTTTGATTATGGCAGATATTAAAACAGTAACTACAAGACttgtctaatcaaatcaaattgatttatatagcccttcttacatcagctgacagctgatatctcaaagtgctgtacagaaacccagcctaaaaccccaaacagcaagcaatgcaggtgtagaagcacggtggctaggaaaaactccctagaaaggtcaaaacctaggaagaaacctataggaaccaggctatgaggggtggccagtcctcttctggctgtgccgggtggagattataatagaacatggccaagatgttcaaatgttcataaatgaccagcagggtcaaataataataatcacagtagttgtcgagggtgcagcaagtcagcacctcaggagtaaatgtcagttggcttttcatagccgatcattaagagtatctctaccactcctgctgtctctagagagttgaaaacagcaggtctggaacAGATAGCACattcggtgaacaggtcagggttccatagccataGGCAGTTGACATGTAAAGAGGAATAGAAGAAGCAGATGTTCAGGATATTCATATTTTGATTCATATGTTGCCTTGGTGAGAGTAAGTTGTTTCTCTGCTGTTTTTGCAGTTGTTATGTGGAACACAAGAGTGGCAGATCGTGTCTTGATCTCCCGCACCTGTGTTGTGAAACCAGAGCACCACAGGCTGAGAACGCGCCAAGCCGGGAATTTCCCACAGCGTGACTCACCGCTACTCTTTAGAGGGCGCATGCGCTCgccagccagagagagggagagacagaactagaggaagagagagagcgacagagcaaAGGATAGACAGTTGGAACCACATGGCTCAGTGCTCAGATGCCACCTGGTGTCAGATATGCCAAACCACAGGCACAGATACAACAGGGAGGTTTTGCCAAGTCACCTGCTGCCTGTCTATTATGCTATAAGCCCCAGATTCATTCCTTCCCCAACAGCTGTTTCTTAATAGCCAACATGACTTGGATTTGACTCTTTTTTCCCCCCTGGTTACCAGAACATTGCCTCGCCTGCATAGCTACAGTGCTGCTAAATATGGCTGTCTCATCCCAGAATTATAGAACAACAATAACCAAATCCAGTATATACCCATAGattaacatgtgtgtgtgtgtgtgtgtgtgtgtgtgtgtgtgtgtgtgtgtgtgtgtgtgtgtgttgcagcggACAATGTGTTGCTGTCAGAGGATGGGAGGGACACTTTTCTGTGTGACTTTGGACAATCTGAGAGAATGGACATCGGTGGACAGAGCCTAAGTGCATCCCAAGGAGGTAGAAAAATATGAACTCAAGCCCCTACTAGACGAAAAAGGGGGATACACCAAAAACAATAAAGTGTTTGACCTGGTTGTCATGTCTGAATGTatactctgtgtatgtgtgtggaagCAGATCTGAAggggacagagacacacatgGCCCCGGAGATTGTGAAAGGGGAAACCCGCGGAGCCAAAGCAGACGTGTGGAGCAGCTGCTGCATGTTACTGCACATGCTCAATGGCTGCCAGCCCTGGACACGATACTACTCCCGCCCACTGTACTTCAAGGTATCATTCAACACAACACCACCCTGTCTTCATACTTGACGTCTGACACATATGTAGCttttgatgtttaaaaaaaatattaggcCTCCGATTGGATTGAATCTTCGTGTCGTGGATTGATTGTTCATGTGGCTATGGTTACAGATAGCCAATGAACCACCGCCTCTGAGAGAGATCCCGCCCGATTGCAGTCCCTTCACTGCTGATGTCATAAAGGTGGGACTACAGAAGGAGCCCACCAAGAGGGCCTCCGCCTCGGAGCTCAAGGGAAGAGCAGCCAGAGCTCTGAGAGAAGGTGAGGGTGTAGCACCACCACTGTTTTTAGATCAGTCCTTAGATTTTATAACTGACTAACTAACCTACTGTGTGTCTTTAGTGGGAGGACTCAGCAGCCCCATTAGAGGGTTCTATAAGGAGCCCCTACAGATAGATGACAGCCCCAGCCAGTCTAGCCAGCCCTGGCCACCCTTTAGCAGAGACACCTGCTCTGAGGAGAGCCCTGAGCTATGGCTGGAATCCATGAACCCAGGGAGCAGGGAGCTGaacaatgatgaggaggaggaaggcagTGAGGCAGACACAGAGGAGACAGCCTCACCTCGCTCTCTACTGACACAACTCCATGAATGGCAAAATCCCAAGATGGCCGACGGCACCTCCAACGTATCTGAGCTGGAACTGCGCAAGCTGGAGAGAGGTAAGGGTTGTTGAAACATTCTGTGTGTttgctgtctgtcagtctgtgtaTCTCAGTTCATTTTACTTGATGTATATCTATGTGTGTCTATATCAACTCAAGTCAACTCCTCTGTTCTTACCGCTCCTCATCTGCTTGTCTGCAGAGTTTTACCTGACCAGTCTGTCTCAGCTGCACTCAGCAGAAACCCAGGAGCAGCTACTGTCCTGCCTGAGCAGCAGTGACTGTTACTCCAACAGGGACTTATGGGACAGAAAGGTAGCCCACCATATAAGCCTGCCTTACCTGACATGTTAGATAATATGAACAGCTGTAGAGTGTGTAATGTGTTTCTGTGGGTTGATATATGGGTCTCTCAGGTCACATTAATCAGCCCATTCAcggttctccctctcttttccctgtctccctcctcccctaacTACAGGACTCTGGCCGTTGGTCCATCAGCCCAGGTGACGACCTCAGCTCCGGTGTGTTCTCCTACAACAGCCAACCGGACGGACAGATTCTCAGTATGGACTGGCTGGTTCACCAAAGCCACCTGTCTCCACCCCGATGCTTTGAGGGTGAGCGACATCTCTAGTTAGCTGACCCTAGAAGGTGCTACAGCTCAGGATGTTTAGATAACAGGATCATGTCATATTGTTTCCCACTGGATAGCACCTCATTCCCATAGCAATATCACTCATGCTGAGAAAGCATGTGCAGTGCACTCATGTTGGCTGTTTCTCTGCATTGTGATTGGCTCAGGAGTTGACGTCTGCATCACGGGCGTAAATGGGCAAAGCATCCGGATACGAGAGAAACGCAGGGTGAAGGTGGGCCACATCGCCACGGGGATCAGCGACCAGGTGAGTGAGGACTCATGGTTGAGTTTTCAATATGCCTCCCCTGACAACAAGTCGTGCACAACCATATTTTCATTTTGATGCTCTTGTCCTTTTCACAGGCGACTACACACAGGCCTTCATTACAccacctgtgtctctctctcccctctagaTCTCCGAGAGGGTGTTCACCATGGAGACTCAGGAGCGGGAGCCAGTGGCCCATGATGAGGAGGTGCAGGACTCTGGCCTCCTGCTCCGCTGTGTCCCTGCTCCTGACTACTGCCAGGCCTGGAGATGGAGGGTCAAGGAGGGGGTGCTGGAGACTCGTGACTGAGCCATTAACTCCCCCCACTCATCGGTAGCAGTCACATCAAGCATCAGGACTGTGAACTCACTCTTGTACGCCTGTCTCTGTATATCCTGCTTTTTATCAAACTGTGTGTTATGTCTAAATCTTGTTAGAATCGTACCCTTtctttcaattttcgcctaaaatgacatgacccaaatctaactgcctgtagggCAGGACCTGAaggaaggatatgcatattctggaTACCAATTGAaatgaaacactttgaagtttttggaaatgtgaaattaatgtaggagaatattaacagcaggggttcaaactttaGAACCCAGTTCCGACATTCaagtataaaaatgtattttttaaaacaaaactatgctcaattttatctctgggaccctcatgacaaatcagagcaaagattactgaatgtaagtacattatttatcttcagaggtgaatgtatgaGACCAGTTGCCACGATAAGTGTTTTGTTGTGCACTCTCAAACAATAGAATAgtcttttttcactgtaatatctgtaaatggacagtgcagttagattaacaagaatttaagctttctgcacaTAAGTGTTTGTCCTGGATAGTTGGATGTTACTTACGTCATTCTAGGTATGTTAGCGGGACACCAATCCCGTAGAGGATAAAGGGACAAATGTAATGCGTTTCTTATAAATGGATATCCCTGTACATTAcaggagcgcacacacacacgtgtgtggtGTTAGTATTCTCTTTAGAGAAAATGGTTCATGTGAATGAGCTACAACTGCCTTTTCTCAAAGTAAGGTATGGAAAGTCCAATACTGTAAACCTAGTATAATTTTATACACCAAAAACGACAGCCCTTTTCTAAATTTCGCTAGAGCACACCCAACAACAGCACTGAGCCAATAAGATGTGCATAGGGCTGAGATGTTAACCTTACAGGAACATTGAATCATGTCATGAAATAAAAGCTATACTCTGGAGTATTTCATATCCATTTGCTGATCAAGAGGAAAGATTCAATCCAACTACTACTGGACACTGTTTAAATATGCTCCCAGTTGAGAATTAGGGTACAAGGAAGTAGTTTTAAATTAATCTCATTCACACCCCACAATCTTGTCACAGCTTAATAAGGATCGCAATCCataaaactttttttattttatgttcaTATTACAACATACAAAAACAAACAAGTGTCACTGCAAAAAGATTGGTTTTGGGGGACCAGAGTTTTACAAAAGATATAGAAAAAGTGAATATCAAAGCAATTTATTGTAGAAAAGAAAAAAGGACCAAGGCACTGACAACTTAAAAGAAATAAG contains the following coding sequences:
- the LOC109893356 gene encoding mitogen-activated protein kinase kinase kinase 14-like isoform X4 translates to MAVRQRIFNSTRPFSGSPQIELKGSYPSLPSPEDRTSDEEVKESKGDFMPCLKPRIIKVLTKGTAEQVGEAGPLNYQKNSFIAQAECETQDSQQFSPSCSERSYVGSPNCLINRDSSEHNNVACSSAASNQDQPGSPAHRSPRKKPRKKQKRKEKKEEQRETGKQRQRRRVPSGVPEQETQTGSSPQLIQTQDASEHQSNISTSYSSSIPSLEAHDARRPPYPLQDCNRGPSHSHLYWGPQVFSPPSNLSTYGQESDSDSPLSSVGDCSLALAGLRGSVSQEDRCYAGPFCKDFCKDVERDVREKEGEVSETDTNEGLIFNKNIQPVNYEYREGKDYSLCKSINTGSYGEVHSVQDNRTHFRFGAKKILLKSFSSEEVGTWSALKSPRVVELFGVIREGPYVVLFMDLKAGSVGQLIKERGRLPEDLALHYHCQVLEALEHLLKRRVLHLDIKADNVLLSEDGRDTFLCDFGQSERMDIGGQSLSASQGDLKGTETHMAPEIVKGETRGAKADVWSSCCMLLHMLNGCQPWTRYYSRPLYFKIANEPPPLREIPPDCSPFTADVIKVGLQKEPTKRASASELKGRAARALREVGGLSSPIRGFYKEPLQIDDSPSQSSQPWPPFSRDTCSEESPELWLESMNPGSRELNNDEEEEGSEADTEETASPRSLLTQLHEWQNPKMADGTSNVSELELRKLEREFYLTSLSQLHSAETQEQLLSCLSSSDCYSNRDLWDRKDSGRWSISPGDDLSSGVFSYNSQPDGQILSMDWLVHQSHLSPPRCFEGVDVCITGVNGQSIRIREKRRVKVGHIATGISDQISERVFTMETQEREPVAHDEEVQDSGLLLRCVPAPDYCQAWRWRVKEGVLETRD
- the LOC109893356 gene encoding mitogen-activated protein kinase kinase kinase 14-like isoform X3; this encodes MAVRQRIFNSTRPFSGSPQIELKGSYPSLPSPEDRTSDEEVKESKGDFMPCLKPRIIKVLTKGTAEQVGEAGPLNYQKNSFIAQAECETQDSQQFSPSCSERSYVGSPNCLINRDSSEHNNVACSSAASNQDQPGSPAHRSPRKKPRKKQKRKEKKEEQRETGKQRQRRRVPSGVPEQETQTGSSPQLIQTQDASEHQSNISTSYSSSIPSLEAHDARRPPYPLQDCNRGPSHSHLYWGPQVFSPPSNLSTYGQESDSDSPLSSVGDCSLALAGLRGSVSQEDRCYAGPFCKDFCKDVERDVREKEGEVSETDTNEGLIFNKNIQPVNYEYREGKDYSLCKSINTGSYGEVHSVQDNRTHFRFGAKKILLKSFSSEEVGTWSALKSPRVVELFGVIREGPYVVLFMDLKAGSVGQLIKERGRLPEDLALHYHCQVLEALEHLLKRRVLHLDIKADNVLLSEDGRDTFLCDFGQSERMDIGGQSLSASQGADLKGTETHMAPEIVKGETRGAKADVWSSCCMLLHMLNGCQPWTRYYSRPLYFKIANEPPPLREIPPDCSPFTADVIKVGLQKEPTKRASASELKGRAARALREVGGLSSPIRGFYKEPLQIDDSPSQSSQPWPPFSRDTCSEESPELWLESMNPGSRELNNDEEEEGSEADTEETASPRSLLTQLHEWQNPKMADGTSNVSELELRKLEREFYLTSLSQLHSAETQEQLLSCLSSSDCYSNRDLWDRKDSGRWSISPGDDLSSGVFSYNSQPDGQILSMDWLVHQSHLSPPRCFEGVDVCITGVNGQSIRIREKRRVKVGHIATGISDQISERVFTMETQEREPVAHDEEVQDSGLLLRCVPAPDYCQAWRWRVKEGVLETRD
- the LOC109893356 gene encoding mitogen-activated protein kinase kinase kinase 14-like isoform X2, giving the protein MAVRQRIFNSTRPFSGSPQIELKGSYPSLPSPEDRTSDEEVKESKGDFMPCLKPRIIKVLTKGTAEQVGEAGPLNYQKNSFIAQAECETQDSQQFSPSCSERSYVGSPNCLINRDSSEHNNVACSSAASNQDQPGSPAHRSPRKKPRKKQKRKEKKEEQRETGKQRQRRRVPSGVPEQETQTGSSPQLIQTQQDASEHQSNISTSYSSSIPSLEAHDARRPPYPLQDCNRGPSHSHLYWGPQVFSPPSNLSTYGQESDSDSPLSSVGDCSLALAGLRGSVSQEDRCYAGPFCKDFCKDVERDVREKEGEVSETDTNEGLIFNKNIQPVNYEYREGKDYSLCKSINTGSYGEVHSVQDNRTHFRFGAKKILLKSFSSEEVGTWSALKSPRVVELFGVIREGPYVVLFMDLKAGSVGQLIKERGRLPEDLALHYHCQVLEALEHLLKRRVLHLDIKADNVLLSEDGRDTFLCDFGQSERMDIGGQSLSASQGDLKGTETHMAPEIVKGETRGAKADVWSSCCMLLHMLNGCQPWTRYYSRPLYFKIANEPPPLREIPPDCSPFTADVIKVGLQKEPTKRASASELKGRAARALREVGGLSSPIRGFYKEPLQIDDSPSQSSQPWPPFSRDTCSEESPELWLESMNPGSRELNNDEEEEGSEADTEETASPRSLLTQLHEWQNPKMADGTSNVSELELRKLEREFYLTSLSQLHSAETQEQLLSCLSSSDCYSNRDLWDRKDSGRWSISPGDDLSSGVFSYNSQPDGQILSMDWLVHQSHLSPPRCFEGVDVCITGVNGQSIRIREKRRVKVGHIATGISDQISERVFTMETQEREPVAHDEEVQDSGLLLRCVPAPDYCQAWRWRVKEGVLETRD
- the LOC109893356 gene encoding mitogen-activated protein kinase kinase kinase 14-like isoform X1, with product MAVRQRIFNSTRPFSGSPQIELKGSYPSLPSPEDRTSDEEVKESKGDFMPCLKPRIIKVLTKGTAEQVGEAGPLNYQKNSFIAQAECETQDSQQFSPSCSERSYVGSPNCLINRDSSEHNNVACSSAASNQDQPGSPAHRSPRKKPRKKQKRKEKKEEQRETGKQRQRRRVPSGVPEQETQTGSSPQLIQTQQDASEHQSNISTSYSSSIPSLEAHDARRPPYPLQDCNRGPSHSHLYWGPQVFSPPSNLSTYGQESDSDSPLSSVGDCSLALAGLRGSVSQEDRCYAGPFCKDFCKDVERDVREKEGEVSETDTNEGLIFNKNIQPVNYEYREGKDYSLCKSINTGSYGEVHSVQDNRTHFRFGAKKILLKSFSSEEVGTWSALKSPRVVELFGVIREGPYVVLFMDLKAGSVGQLIKERGRLPEDLALHYHCQVLEALEHLLKRRVLHLDIKADNVLLSEDGRDTFLCDFGQSERMDIGGQSLSASQGADLKGTETHMAPEIVKGETRGAKADVWSSCCMLLHMLNGCQPWTRYYSRPLYFKIANEPPPLREIPPDCSPFTADVIKVGLQKEPTKRASASELKGRAARALREVGGLSSPIRGFYKEPLQIDDSPSQSSQPWPPFSRDTCSEESPELWLESMNPGSRELNNDEEEEGSEADTEETASPRSLLTQLHEWQNPKMADGTSNVSELELRKLEREFYLTSLSQLHSAETQEQLLSCLSSSDCYSNRDLWDRKDSGRWSISPGDDLSSGVFSYNSQPDGQILSMDWLVHQSHLSPPRCFEGVDVCITGVNGQSIRIREKRRVKVGHIATGISDQISERVFTMETQEREPVAHDEEVQDSGLLLRCVPAPDYCQAWRWRVKEGVLETRD